A DNA window from Helianthus annuus cultivar XRQ/B chromosome 15, HanXRQr2.0-SUNRISE, whole genome shotgun sequence contains the following coding sequences:
- the LOC110913364 gene encoding uncharacterized protein LOC110913364, which translates to MEDEYVNPKHKRKKTNIINRHYYEVENFNTVLDMQLQELDNSFSEVTTELLTCIGSLSPDDNFSAYNVQKILRLAEFYPFDFSYEERESLMIELGNYIIIMRKDGMFANLNGISNLAKRMVETKKHLRYTLVYRLLKLALILPVATASVERCFSSMKHVKTDLRNRMGDDYMNDCCICYIERDLLANVSVDMYWIVFKR; encoded by the coding sequence ATGGAAGATGAATACGTCAATCcaaaacataaaagaaaaaagACTAACATCATCAATCGCCATTATTATGAGGTTGAAAATTTCAACACGGTGTTAGATATGCAATTACAAGAGCTTGACAACAGTTTTAGCGAGGTAACGACCGAATTACTTACATGTATTGGTAGTTTGAGTCCGGATGATAACTTTAGTGCATATAATGTTCAAAAGATTTTAAGGTTGGCCGAGTTTTATCCGTTTGATTTTAGTTATGAAGAAAGAGAATCTCTTATGATTGAACTAGGCAACTACATTATTATTATGAGAAAAGATGGAATGTTTGCTAACCTAAATGGGATATCTAATCTTGCAAAGAGGATGGTGGAAACAAAGAAACATTTGAGGTATACATTGGTCTATCGTTTATTGAAGTTAGCATTGATTCTACCGGTTGCAACGGCAAGTGTTGAGAGGTGTTTTTCGTCAATGAAACATGTGAAGACGGATTTGCGTAATCGAATGGGTGATGATTATATGAACGATTGTTGCATTTGTTATATCGAAAGAGACCTTCTTGCCAATGTTTCGGTCGACATGTATTGGATCGttttcaaaagatga